AATATTGAAGCCAGCATTCCAGGTCAGTCTGGGTTTGTTAATGATGATCAAAGTTAGCAGAAAAGGGAGAGGAATATCAACAAAATATATCgcagtgatgcaatgaatttACTAAACTTAGCAAACGTCTCCCCTGAACATGCACCCCCTCCGTCATTGGGAGACAGAGCAATGAGGGAAAGCTAATAAGCGGACGTGACTCAGCACAGCGTCTCCATCTCACTCCCCTGCACCTTTTTGGCCCTCTCAAAACTAAATTGACCTGGAACAAACATGGAGTTGTCTGCCCTACTTCTATCAGAAACCACAGTGGGTTAGCTGTTCAGAAACTTGGTAACAGAACCCCTTGACAGATTGTAGTCCAGGGAGCTGAGAGCCCCAGTGATACATGTTTGGGTCTATTGTTTGGGTGAACTGACTTTATAAACTATGCAACTAGCAAGACTTCCAGCTGCTTACTGTCTCACTGCCTCCTTCGTTAACTTTAACTTTAACAAACAACCCCCTCCAAATTACACAGTAATTGTGCCAATTCCAACTGTCCAGCCCGTAGTCGGTATtttaacagttttaaaaatatttctgttaTGTCTGCAAAAGCTGTATTTAGGTATCATTTTACTGATCTGACCAAGCAAGTCACAACTGGCTTCAGCATTCCTAGGCTAAGGGGTTTAAAAAAACAATCTGTTTCTGTCCATAATGACCGCTCACtaaacactgtgtgtgtgtggcatcaAATCAGAATGGGATTAGACTTGATTGTATTGCCGCTACCCACAGTCAGGTAATGCTTTCAGCCTGCCTATAGTTGACGAATGCAGCTTGAGCGATAGTATTGAAAAGAAACGCCATTATATTTTGGAAAAATAATTGACAGTGAAATGACTAGGGTAGGCAGAGGGGGATAGTGATAATATCTCTGGACTCGTAACCTGAGGCTCAGATTAATGTCCTCAGGGTGTTAGTTCGAAACCTACCTTGACAGgcggggaatttaaattcaataaaagtctaaAATTATAGGCTAGCCTAATTGGAACTGTGTAACTGCTGTCAATTTATCATGAAGCTCCatctggagtttgcatgttctccgtgTCTgtacgggtttcctccgggtgctctggtttcctcccacagtccaaggatgtgtgggttaggcgGGATTCACCATGGGAagagcagggttacagggataaggtaggaggGTGGGATGGGATGCTAATCGGAAGgtctgtggacttgatgggccaaatggccagcttccacattgtagggattctgtgattctatacatggctcaccaatgttctttagggagggaagctGCTATCCTTGCTTGGACtagcctagatgtgactccagacccacagcaatgtgattgcctcttaactgcccttttgATGGCTTAGggagccactcagttcaagggcaattagagatgggcaataaatgctgctccagccAATGGTACcgacatcctatgaatgaataaaaagatcgATTTCCAGGATCTCGGACGGTAGGGGCTTATTCCAGGAATGTGTCATGCTAACGCATTTTGATTCATGTTGATAACCCAAACCCTCTGTATTTCCAACAACAACACAACTTGGTTTTGTTGGCACTCACTCAGTTTCCTGCGTTTAAACCGTGGCTCCGTTTAGTTTGGTGCTGAACTCGTCAAATTGTGgtatttttaaatattgaaacTACATGTATTTAGAAAATTCCACTATATCTGTACATGAAAGCTAGAACACATTTTCAGGAAGTGTTGTGCATGGAAGGCAGTCTTTATAGTTGCGTTCAAAGTTAGAGTGCAGTTCATTTAGAACTCTTCTTTCGAGAGCATATTATCCTTTACCCCTGCTTCATAAACTCatagagatattcagcacagaaacagaccttttggtccaactcgcctattctgaccagatatcctaaactaatctagtcccatatccctctaacccttcctatCGTGCCTTTTaaattcagagaaaaatgttcctGACTGAAGCAATGCTGCTGTGTTAAACAGTGTGATAGCAAGTTTCCAGAATTTCTAAAGTACAAATAGACCATTCCTTGACTTTGCTCTTCCTGTTGCCTACATTAGAATTTAAGACTTTCCACCCAAACTAACTGTTAAAGAAAGCTTGGAGCGGTGCAGTTCCTAACGTACAATCTTGCTACTCTTAAcatcccagcaccttctccttaattCTTCATTCTGTGCCCCCTGGTTTATTGGAAGATTAAAATCCAAAGCCAGGGAAGCTCACTTCCCACAGTCCGAAGCCAGGAAGAAGATTAACATTATTGTGGCTGAGCTCATCAAACCCAGTCTGGCATACCTGTTACTGGGTATTAGAGTGAGTTCCACCCTAGCCGCAAACATAAGTTCCAAAGATAAGTGAGAATTCACCTCTGAGAGatgaaaaataaatcattcaccatttgccactcttctTATGCTCGACCTCGTCTGTCCGTTGGGAAGTAATCAGGGGCATTCAGTCATGCTCCTCTACTGTGAGGCCTTGGGGCTGGATGTTAAATTTCTGTAACTAAGACAGTTTGGTGATTAAGCACTCTAACAACGCACTGTGAAGCATTGTATATAGGAACAgtcgtaggccattcagcccttcaaacttgttccaccattcaaagagatcatggctgatctgtggcctaactccatgtaCCTGCCATTGGCCCATTTATCCTCTGACAccaaaaatctctctctctctcagatttaaaattaacaactgatccagcgtCCACAACCATTTGTGGATGGAGAGTTCCCACAAACTCTCACCTTTTGGGTGTCGAACTGCTTTTTAACATCACTCCAGAACgtgcctggccctaattctcagactatgcccctagttctagaatccccaaccagtggaaatagtttatctaccctgtcttttcctgttagcTTCAAACATCCATTTCTAAACAGCTTACAGATTCAAATATTTTGAACAAGCCAGAGTTCCAAGTGTTAGATTGTTCTGACAAACAGTCTTACTGGACTTAAAACACTGTttacctctccacagatgctgccagaccagctgaatttctccagcaatttgtttttttttcagattgagTAAGGTTTGGGAGCTGGGCCCATGTCCTTTGGTTGTAGTGTCAGGCATGCCTGGACCAGAGCATTTTGCTCCCCTGGTTGAGAGCTAGCTTTGTAGAAAAGGGCATAAGGAACTTGTTAGGTGAGAAATTTACAGGCAGGCAAAGTTGGTGTGGAGATTTGTAATTAACTTGCATTTAAATTTGCTTCAAAGAAGTGACACTTATCGCTTCTGTTACTAATTTGTGCTTGCTTCTAGTGAAATCCTGGTGGTGATGCTAGTGACTATTCTCCTATTCCCACAGATATTTGTGCTGCTCAGGTGAGTTTGGTGTTTGAAACAAATGGTGATCCTATCTGATTACTGTCGAATGGTTTTCTCAGAAGCTGCCCAGGTTCACTGTGTGGTCTGGGCTGAGCTGGGAAACATTGAGGGGAAATGTACCATGACTGACCATGTCCTGTTTAATTCATTAATGAATGATGGAACAATTAGCACACTGAAGGTGGCCAGTctgcccatcatgcctgtgctacCCTCTTTGGTAGAACTACCCAGTAATTTCCCTCCCAGCCCCGACTTTTCTCATGCTGGAAAGCATCTCCCGTCTCCCACAATACATGGgaactggaataggccattcagcccctcaagtctgtttcgctgttcaataagatccagATTGAGCAGTTAACTCCATCTCCTGGCTAATTATCATTTAATACCTTACCTCTGAATCACAAAAAATCTCAGATTAAAAATTAACAATGGATCCAGTATCAATTGCTGTTTGAGGCAGAAAGTCCCAATTTATTTTTGCATGCAAACGTTTTTAGAACCCCACTGTTGAAAGGCTTGCCTGTGACCTGTGATTTCCACACCCCAAATGGTATAAACAGTTCTGTCTACCCTGTCAGTTCtccttaatatcttgaaaacattGCTCAAATAGACATTCTAATTCCACGGAATACCACGCCAGATTTTGCCACCTATCATTTAACTGTTGGAATCTGGGTATCTGTAGTGATTGCAACCAGGTGGCACCTTATTGactgagatccctgattggggctgttaacctgggccaatcagggagccctggctgacagatataaacagggcaTTCAGAGACTCTCCTGACTttggggactgactctgagctggctggtcacaacTAGTGTACTGTGCAAATGTAGATAAAGAGTGACTTAGTAACAGGGCACTGCCCTccatgcagttatttcagtaTCTTGCAGTCTAATCTATGCTTCACCACCATTGAGGCATTGAAACTGTTCAGAGTAACTCCAGAAGCTGAAATATGATTTCTACACCCCTTGTATTCTAGTCTTCTTGATGTAAAGGTCAGCATTCTACTGGTCGTTTTGCTTCTTTTCTGCACCGGTATATTTAATTATGTGTGACCCATATCAGCCCCTGCTGTTGTAAATATTCACTGTTCAGGAGTTGGTTTGATCAGCTCTTTTTTTTCAGTCCAAGTACTCATATTAGCCCATTGTTGAAATCCATTTGAGGAGCTTAAATTTTGGTTGAAGTGAGCAAAAGTCAGTATTGTGCTCAAAGTAGATATCTAAACGGGTTTCAGAATGGCAGTGTGACATAATTCATTTGTGGTATCCATAGAAATGTAGGTactcagagcaggagtaggccattcagccccttgagccttcaccaccattcattgtgctCATGGGCTGGTCCTCTGTCTCATTGATGTATTCCCATTTTCTCTTTACGCtacttgatgcctttaaaatccaaacaaaaaatacctgtttcttgaatatattcagtgacttgtcctccatagccttctgtaaTAGAGAATCACACAGGTTTGCTAGCTTTTGAGTGAAGGTCTTTTACtgcatctcagccctaaatggtctaccccatacCCTGAGACTctgtccctggttctagacttcctGACCAGAAAAAACATCCTCCTGCATCCAATCTGTCCAACCCTGTTAGAATTCTATAGTTTTCTATTAGATCCTCTCTCGTTCTTCTATATTCTAGTAAGTATAGACTCTGTTCTCTCTTGGAGTCAGGGAGGAGAATGTTTGTTTGCCTGGGCtctccttttgattttttttccccaaatctgCCTGTTCAGACACCCCtccaggagcaggtgggacttgaactctgaAGGTAGGGTCACCCCAACAGCACCACAAGCGCCCTGAAACGTAGGATCTTGATTTGTGGCAAATCTCCATGTGcctaatgggatttgaacccatgaccttccAATCTAGGGTCAGGCACCCTCACCACTACACTGTGaggccaccttcagtgattttgtttttaggTCACCTGCTTCAGATACAGACAACACACCTGTGGGGGAGAGATAtaaaggtgtacagctggatgaacacagaaggccaagcagcatcagaggaacaggaaagctgacgtttcgggcctagacccttcttcagaaaccagaaacgtcagctttcccgctcctctgatcctgcttggcctgctgtgttcatccagctctacacccttctatctgagattctccagcatttgcagttcctattatctctgaaacaattttaacaccTGTggggcagttgggacttgaacccagaccttctgtcCCAAGCAGGAAAtcaaccactgcaccacaaagccTTTGCAAAGGTTTTGATGTGAGCCAGGCTGGAATTgcgggagttggggtggggggagctgcGGGTGGAGACTGTCTGAGCTCCGCTTAGCCCCTGATTCAATGTTCTAGTAAAGTCACGGCCTGAGATGACAGACACCAGCCACACAAGGCACTGGGATTGTGCCACAGACCCACAGCTTAGAATTTGGCCTCCTTTAGGCCTGGGGGCCATTGGGGAGAATGATGCCTTTTCTGGTCCTTTGCTTGATCGTAGACCCGTTGTCATtgagttacacagcatggaaacagacccttcagcctaactcATCCTTGCCAACCATGTACCCCAGtctgatctagtcccatctggcccatatccctctaagcccttcctatttatgtacccatccagatgccttttaaatgttataattgcaccagcctccaccacttcctctggcagctcattccatacatgcaccaccttctgcatgaaaatgttgccccttaggcctctttcaaatctcccctccccccaccttaaTCCTTGCACCGACTCCCTTACCAATGACAAGTTGAGATCTCATTGAGATCGTTAAGGCTCTGTGGAGGAGTGtggtaggaggttgagaggataTGAAAGAAGAGGTGTTTCCACCTATTTGCAGGCAGACAGGTGTCTGAAATGGAGGCATCAACATaaggtagccatgatgtggaggtgccagtattggactgaggtgggaaaagtcagaagtcacacaacatcgaGTTTTATAGTTTATTTGaggtgacttcacctgatgaaggagcagcccTCTGCAAATGATTTGAATATAAGGTAGTCATCAATAAAAACTCGTTACAGAATTTTGGGAACATTATTTTCAGAAAGAGTGTGGACTCCTTCCCTCAAGTTGATGTGCGTAGCACAATGTTTCTGAGAGGGAACCCAcattagttatgaggagaagggAATGGAAAGGTTATCCATTGTGGGGGGAAGGGTGTCTGAAGTGGAGGCATCAACATaaggtagccatgatgtggaggtgcacaTCATGGTTTTTGGGGTGATGTTGGATTGGATGTAATTAAATGGGACAAAGTTCCTGTAGAgcttaaacattttttttgcccATCAACCTATCTCCCACCCAATTCAAAGTCAATTTTGTTTAAACTGATTCTTGATTTGTCTTCCAGACCAAAGTCATCTCGATATTGTGGCCAGCCCCTCCTCATCAATTTGACCAGTTTTATAATCTTCACTTTTATTATGACAGGTAAGAGTCAGACGCTGTCATTCATTTTCGGGACTGATTTCCCAATCAGTGCCAAAGAAGCATTGCTCcctcagcatccacagtttcaGATAAACTTACTGTTTTTGGGTTTTATAAACAAATTAGCCCGAGGCACAGTCAAAATTCTGTACATTTTGAGATGGCTGTCATCACGAGACAGAAAATAAAGGTGTGGGGCAGAAACTTGTTAGTTTTGGGTGCCTTGCTCACCAGCTGGAGAACCAGCAACAAGCCCATGCTGTGTCTTTCTCAGATTGGTTACCAAGTCACATAACGGTCAGGCAGGGCAGAGACCACCTATGGGGTCTGAAGACCCCAGGGCCAGCGCTCCTGCCAGTAAGCACTTCCAGTCAGTTAGAGCCTGGCTCTTCTCATGCCCAGCAACAATTCCTGCCTGTTTGAGGACAGGCTGAGGAGGAGATAGGGCAGTGTGCTGGAGTGGTGGATAAGAGGCACCGTAAGTCGGATCTTGAAGAGAGTTGAGGCTGGAAACGAAGGCTGAGAGGTGGTGGTTGGCTCCCAGTGGGGCATGGACCTGGGAGTGCAGAGCAGTGGAATTTATTTTGAGACAGCCAAACTGGGACAGAGTTGACGGTTTGAATGATCCATGCTGCGAATCTATGACAGTTATTTAAACACTGTTGTTTGTTAATTGCAGGATGGACAATGCTGTTAAACTACTCATCGAGGGCACCATCACAGAGCAGTTGGATCAAATGACCAGCATCTGCTTTGTAAATTCTGCATGATAAAGCAGAAAAATGAATCTATTTTCATATTAGCTGGGTTGGAGGATAGGAGCTGTGTCTCATCATGATATTAAAGAACTTGATTATTTTATTGGAATTATTTCTTGCCAAGTTGACAAATGGATCTAATTCTCATGAAACTTCCTCAGGGTTTACAATCATTCTGACCTTGATGGATCCGATCTCTAATGAGGTGAAAGTGGCTTTCCACGTGTACGGAGTTGGATCATTTGCACAGGGAATCATAACGACTGCCTTCACTGTTACTGCTCCCCAGTGTGTAAGATCATCTTTATCATCCTGCGCCGCTGTATATGTTACAATTAGAGCATCAGGTGTTATATTTGCTCCTTCTGTTAAGAATGGgaatgggagcaggccattcagcccctacagcctgctccaccactcaatacaATCGTGGccgatctcatcttggcctcaactccactctcctccCTGCTCCCCATACCCCATCACTAATTAAAATTCTGACTATccccttaaatttactcaatgtcccagcatc
The sequence above is a segment of the Stegostoma tigrinum isolate sSteTig4 chromosome 28, sSteTig4.hap1, whole genome shotgun sequence genome. Coding sequences within it:
- the LOC125466697 gene encoding uncharacterized protein LOC125466697 isoform X3, with protein sequence MLVTILLFPQIFVLLRPKSSRYCGQPLLINLTSFIIFTFIMTGFTIILTLMDPISNEVKVAFHVYGVGSFAQGIITTAFTVTAPQCANTTPELYYLSLVLSVLSVLATVFIVFLIPFWLAEVLYPGVILNGRSRAGICHKPVASCSYLWHV
- the LOC125466697 gene encoding uncharacterized protein LOC125466697 isoform X1 — encoded protein: MLHYCIAHLAYHFSRQLPKRSRAKFEILVVMLVTILLFPQIFVLLRPKSSRYCGQPLLINLTSFIIFTFIMTGFTIILTLMDPISNEVKVAFHVYGVGSFAQGIITTAFTVTAPQCANTTPELYYLSLVLSVLSVLATVFIVFLIPFWLAEVLYPGVILNGRSRAGICHKPVASCSYLWHV